In one window of Mus pahari chromosome 3, PAHARI_EIJ_v1.1, whole genome shotgun sequence DNA:
- the Dolpp1 gene encoding dolichyldiphosphatase 1 codes for MAADGQCSLPASWRPVTLTHVEYPAGDLSGHLLAYLSLSPIFVIVGFVTLIIFKRELHTISFLGGLALNEGVNWLIKHVIQEPRPCGGPHTAVGTKYGMPSSHSQFMWFFSVYSFLFLYLRMHQTNNARFLDLLWRHVLSLGLLTAAFLVSYSRVYLLYHTWSQVFYGGVAGSLMAVAWFIITQEVLTPLFPRIAAWPISEFFLIRDTSLIPNVLWFEYTVTRAEARNRQRKLGTKLQ; via the exons ATGGCAGCGGACGGACAGTGCTCGCTCCCCGCTTCATGGCGGCCAGTGACCCTCACCCACGTCGAATACCCTGCAG GTGATCTGTCTGGCCACCTCCTGGCCTACCTGAGCCTCAGCCctatttttgtcattgttggtTTTGTGACCCTCATCATATTCAAGCGGGAGCTACACACG ATTTCATTCCTTGGGGGACTGGCACTGAATGAGGGCGTCAACTGGCTGATCAAACACGTCATCCAGGAGCCTCGGCCCTGTGGAG GCCCCCACACGGCAGTGGGCACTAAGTACGGGATGCCCTCCAGCCATTCCCAATTCATGTGGTTCTTCTCCGTCtactccttcctcttcctgtatTTAAG aaTGCACCAAACAAATAACGCCAGGTTCTTGGACTTGCTGTGGAGGCACGTGCTGTCTCTAGGGCTCCTCACCGCGGCCTTTCTCGTCTCCTATAGCAG GGTCTACCTGCTGTACCACACCTGGAGCCAGGTGTTTTATGGGGGCGTGGCTGGAAGCCTCATGGCCGTCGCCTGGTTCATCATCACCCAGGAAGTCCTCACTCCATTGTTCCCCAGGATAGCAGCCTG GCCCATCTCCGAGTTTTTCCTCATCCGGGACACGAGCCTCATTCCCAATGTGCTCTGGTTTGAGTACACAGTAACCAGGGCAGAAGCCAG GAACAGACAGCGCAAACTGGGAACGAAACTGCAGTGA